A region from the Aegilops tauschii subsp. strangulata cultivar AL8/78 chromosome 5, Aet v6.0, whole genome shotgun sequence genome encodes:
- the LOC109770112 gene encoding uncharacterized protein: MEESSDSLTSDSDGNGGDPNDRIIRAYQRVEDRGQPLGLQISQGSLRIRNDVEGGRVTGLAPRSMMRLRQRLQLRDSGDHGAGSSGAAAGADLTEENGEHRSREAQRIWNEMAAVEEQAKIDLEYAASLGGQEQGGETGEAGNGAAPAVQQPSGRRVECTSCTTSWSSPGFTYVQL, from the exons ATGGAAGAAAGCTCAGATTCCTTGACCAGTGACAGTGATGGCAATGGCGGTGATCCAAACGATCGCATTATCAGGGCATATCAGAGAGTAGAAGACAGAG GTCAACCCCTAGGGCTACAGATTTCGCAGGGAAGCCTCCGTATTAGGAATGACGTGGAAGGTGGCCGTGTCACAG GTCTTGCGCCACGGAGTATGATGAGGCTGAGGCAAAGACTGCAGTTGAGGGACAGTGGTGACCATGGAGCCGGTAGCAGCGGTGCCGCTGCCGGGGCTGATCTTACTGAAGAAAACGGTGAGCATCGAAGCAGGGAGGCACAGAGGATATGGAACGAAATGGCAGCTGTTGAGGAGCAAGCAAAGATCGACCTTGAAT ATGCTGCCTCTCTTGGAGGCCAAGAGCAAGGTGGAGAAACCGGAGAAGCTGGAAATGGCGCAGCACCAGCCGTGCAGCAGCCATCAG GGAGGAGAGTGGAGTGTACATCGTGCACTACATCTTGGAGTTCACCGGGCTTTACCTACGTTCAGCTCTGA